One genomic region from Amycolatopsis sp. FBCC-B4732 encodes:
- a CDS encoding MFS transporter, producing MTSAVLPLRRERTAVATVFFVVGVMLGTWFTRVPELRTALDLDFAELGAVLLFQTVGVLIAMQVAGHLSAHLDTRTVLRWTAALVPWCPVLVTVTSGPVAAAAAMLGWGLLAGLLDVAMNAQGVELERAGGRPFLSGLHAVWGAGALVGSLGSLGAIRAGVPLGVHFGVVAAVLCVLALVAGRHALPETVRRGPRKPVGLLSGWTRWVLVLGALGAAAALCEGAVSSWSGVFLREQRGAAVEVASLGYFVFVLAQTFTRVFGDRAHRILGPVSLLRWSMAATVAGVLVAVLSPDPWIGLAGFAVQGCGLAVVIPVISGAVGHGAGGNTSLAIARYSTLHQAGVLAGPALFGWLAQTWGISAALALLVVPLAAIAVLATATRPAEQPEAVHQRAA from the coding sequence ATGACTAGCGCCGTTCTTCCCCTGCGCCGGGAACGGACCGCCGTCGCCACGGTGTTCTTCGTCGTCGGCGTCATGCTGGGCACGTGGTTCACGCGCGTGCCGGAGCTGCGCACGGCGCTGGACCTGGACTTCGCCGAACTCGGCGCGGTGCTGCTGTTCCAGACGGTCGGCGTGCTGATCGCGATGCAGGTGGCGGGGCACCTGTCCGCGCACCTGGACACGCGCACGGTCCTGCGCTGGACGGCGGCGCTCGTCCCGTGGTGCCCGGTGCTGGTCACGGTGACGTCGGGCCCGGTCGCCGCGGCGGCCGCGATGCTGGGGTGGGGCCTGCTGGCGGGCCTGCTCGACGTGGCGATGAACGCCCAGGGCGTCGAACTGGAGCGAGCCGGGGGCCGCCCGTTCCTGAGCGGCCTCCACGCGGTGTGGGGCGCCGGCGCGCTGGTGGGCTCGCTCGGTTCGCTGGGCGCGATCCGGGCGGGAGTGCCGCTGGGCGTGCACTTCGGCGTCGTCGCGGCCGTGTTGTGCGTGCTGGCGCTGGTGGCCGGGCGGCACGCGTTGCCGGAGACCGTGCGACGCGGACCGCGCAAGCCGGTGGGGCTGCTGTCCGGCTGGACGCGCTGGGTCCTGGTGCTGGGCGCCCTCGGCGCGGCGGCGGCGTTGTGCGAAGGCGCGGTTTCGAGCTGGTCCGGAGTGTTCTTGCGCGAGCAGCGCGGCGCGGCCGTCGAAGTGGCTTCGCTGGGGTACTTCGTGTTCGTGCTGGCCCAGACGTTCACGCGGGTGTTCGGCGACCGCGCGCACCGCATCCTCGGCCCGGTGTCGTTGCTGCGCTGGAGCATGGCGGCGACGGTGGCGGGCGTGCTGGTCGCGGTGCTTTCGCCGGACCCGTGGATCGGCCTGGCGGGCTTCGCGGTCCAGGGCTGCGGCCTGGCGGTGGTGATCCCGGTGATCTCCGGCGCGGTCGGGCATGGGGCGGGCGGGAACACGAGCCTGGCGATCGCGCGGTATTCGACGTTGCACCAGGCGGGAGTGCTGGCCGGGCCGGCGTTGTTCGGCTGGCTGGCGCAGACGTGGGGGATCAGCGCGGCACTGGCGTTGCTGGTGGTGCCGCTGGCCGCGATCGCGGTGCTGGCAACGGCGACCCGTCCGGCGGAGCAACCGGAGGCGGTCCACCAGCGCGCGGCGTGA